In the Sarcophilus harrisii chromosome 3, mSarHar1.11, whole genome shotgun sequence genome, one interval contains:
- the TULP2 gene encoding tubby-related protein 2 isoform X1, with amino-acid sequence MEWKEEPAQWLPGRARRSTLGGVPPTDWRSPGPAPGPCISLCRSLGDELAAVRQQKLEQQRRLFEKKQRRKRQEPLMVQANPDASLRPRRPRRREERGPGESGPVNPYLLENVPEAHLRAGTHSIQGSVNCGGDCGSERTSRQALGGADSSDPELEEVSVEDSPTSPPPSKEMPGTRRRGWPARQRPGEKGLRGRPSRKPPVRPHSRSASTSSGRGEVPQEPSPANTPVHPAEEVPATLPEEMGAEPESPAAPPPAEEEVGEPLPAEGQGSQSDLGTKKPEEEEEAAAAAAAAADAEESCETSDLGLERGSDLGLERGSDLGLERGSDLGLERGSDLGLERGSQQGQDHGDSVSSKEEEEEEAVDGAATVALDPAPGGGVGAEAGDIGKVPHTLPRAPGPQPGEDMEAYVLRPAPRSWTVQCRITRDRRGMDKGIFPFYYLYQEEPEGKKHFLLAGRKRKRSKTSNYLISLDPTDLSRDGDNFVGKVRSNVLGTKFTIFDNGVNPERKTFMLESTRIREELGAVCYETNVLGFRGPRKMTIIIPGIDPQNQRLKVQPQNEQETLLSRLQRGANQGLVLLQNKAPSWSDESGAYVLNFHGRVTRASVKNFQIVHPEDPDYLVLQFGRVAPDTFTMDFRFPLCPLQAFAICLSSFDGKLACE; translated from the exons ATGGAGTGGAAAGAGGAGCCGGCTCAGTGGCTTCCAGGGAGAGCCCG AAGATCTACTTTGGGAGGGGTGCCGCCCACAGATTGGCGGAGCCCAGGACCGGCCCCAGGCCCGTGTATCTCTCTCTGCAGGAGTCTGGGCGACGAGCTGGCCGCTGTGAGGCAGCAGAAGCTAGAACAGCAG CGGCGCTTGTTTGAGAAGAAGCAGCGGCGCAAGCGCCAGGAGCCACTGATGGTCCAGGCCAATCCCGACGCTTCCCTACGGCCTCGGCGGCCCCGACGGCGAGAGGAGCGAGGCCCCGGGGAGAGTG GCCCGGTGAACCCTTATCTCCTGGAGAACGTGCCAGAGGCGCACCTGCGAGCTGGTACCCACAGCATTCAGGGCAGCGTAAACTGTGGCGGAGACTGTGGGAGCGAGCGCACCTCTCGACAGGCCTTAGGAGGGGCTG ACAGCTCGGACCCAGAACTAGAGGAGGTCTCTGTGGAGGACAGCCCCACCTCTCCGCCTCCCAGCAAGGAAATGCCTGGGACCCGGCGCCGGGGATGGCCGGCCCGCCAGAGGCCAGGTGAGAAGGGGCTTCGGGGCAGGCCTAGCCGGAAGCCGCCAGTTCGCCCTCACTCCCGCTCGGCCTCCACCTCCTCAGGGAGAGGAGAGGTTCCCCAGGAGCCCAGCCCCGCCAACACGCCGGTGCACCCGGCGGAGGAAGTGCCTGCCACGTTGCCGGAGGAGATGGGAGCCG AGCCCGAGAGCCCCGCGGCGCCCCCGCCGGCTGAGGAGGAAGTGGGCGAGCCTCTCCCGGCAGAGGGCCAAGGATCCCAGAGCGACCTGGGGACCAAGA AgccagaggaggaagaggaggcggcggcggcggcggcggcggcggcggacgCTGAGGAGAGCTGCGAGACGTCGGACTTGGGACTGGAACGTGGCTCGGACTTGGGACTGGAACGTGGCTCGGACTTGGGACTGGAACGTGGCTCGGACTTGGGACTGGAACGTGGCTCGGACTTGGGACTGGAACGTGGCTCGCAGCAAGGCCAAGACCACGGAGACTCCGTGTCCAGCAAG gaggaggaggaagaggaggcggTGGACGGGGCCGCCACCGTGGCGCTGGATCCTGCCCCCGGCGGCGGGGTCGGGGCCGAGGCCGGGGACATCGGGAAGGTGCCGCACACGCTGCCGCGCGCCCCGGGCCCGCAGCCTGGCGAGGACATGGAAGCCTACGTGCTGCGCCCAGCTCCTCGCAGCTGGACCGTGCAGTGCAGGATCACGCGAGACAGGCGGGGCATGGACAAGGGCATCTTCCCCTTCTACTACCTCTACCAGGAGGAGCCCGAAGGCAAGAAG CATTTTCTCCTCGCTGGGCGCAAGAGGAAGCGGAGCAAGACTTCCAACTACCTCATTTCCCTGGACCCCACCGACCTGTCTCGAGATGGGGACAACTTTGTGGGCAAAGTCAG GTCTAACGTCCTGGGCACCAAATTCACCATCTTCGACAACGGGGTGAACCCAGAACGGAAAACCTTCATGCTGGAGTCCACCCGGATCCGAGAAGAGCTGGGGGCTGTGTGCTAT GAGACCAACGTTTTGGGATTCCGGGGGCCGCGAAAGATGACCATCATTATCCCCGGCATCGATCCCCAGAACCAAAGGCTCAAAGTTCAGCCCCAAAAC GAGCAGGAAACCCTTCTGAGTCGCCTTCAGCGAGGGGCCAACCAAGGGCTGGTGCTCCTGCAGAACAAGGCGCCATCTTGGAGCGACGAGAGTGGCGCCTACGTCCTCAACTTCCACGGGCGGGTCACCAGGGCCTCCGTCAAAAACTTCCAGATTGTGCACCCCGAAGACC CTGACTACCTGGTGCTGCAGTTCGGCCGCGTGGCCCCGGACACGTTCACCATGGATTTTCGATTCCCCCTTTGCCCCCTTCAGGCCTTCGCCATCTGCCTGTCCAGCTTCGATGGGAAGCTGGCGTGTGAGTGA
- the TULP2 gene encoding tubby-related protein 2 isoform X4, producing MSQDSDLWRKDSRSTLGGVPPTDWRSPGPAPGPCISLCRSLGDELAAVRQQKLEQQRRLFEKKQRRKRQEPLMVQANPDASLRPRRPRRREERGPGESGPVNPYLLENVPEAHLRAGTHSIQGSVNCGGDCGSERTSRQALGGADSSDPELEEVSVEDSPTSPPPSKEMPGTRRRGWPARQRPGEKGLRGRPSRKPPVRPHSRSASTSSGRGEVPQEPSPANTPVHPAEEVPATLPEEMGAEPESPAAPPPAEEEVGEPLPAEGQGSQSDLGTKKPEEEEEAAAAAAAAADAEESCETSDLGLERGSDLGLERGSDLGLERGSDLGLERGSDLGLERGSQQGQDHGDSVSSKEEEEEEAVDGAATVALDPAPGGGVGAEAGDIGKVPHTLPRAPGPQPGEDMEAYVLRPAPRSWTVQCRITRDRRGMDKGIFPFYYLYQEEPEGKKHFLLAGRKRKRSKTSNYLISLDPTDLSRDGDNFVGKVRSNVLGTKFTIFDNGVNPERKTFMLESTRIREELGAVCYETNVLGFRGPRKMTIIIPGIDPQNQRLKVQPQNEQETLLSRLQRGANQGLVLLQNKAPSWSDESGAYVLNFHGRVTRASVKNFQIVHPEDPDYLVLQFGRVAPDTFTMDFRFPLCPLQAFAICLSSFDGKLACE from the exons ATGTCTCAGGACAGTGACCTGTGGAGGAAGGATTC AAGATCTACTTTGGGAGGGGTGCCGCCCACAGATTGGCGGAGCCCAGGACCGGCCCCAGGCCCGTGTATCTCTCTCTGCAGGAGTCTGGGCGACGAGCTGGCCGCTGTGAGGCAGCAGAAGCTAGAACAGCAG CGGCGCTTGTTTGAGAAGAAGCAGCGGCGCAAGCGCCAGGAGCCACTGATGGTCCAGGCCAATCCCGACGCTTCCCTACGGCCTCGGCGGCCCCGACGGCGAGAGGAGCGAGGCCCCGGGGAGAGTG GCCCGGTGAACCCTTATCTCCTGGAGAACGTGCCAGAGGCGCACCTGCGAGCTGGTACCCACAGCATTCAGGGCAGCGTAAACTGTGGCGGAGACTGTGGGAGCGAGCGCACCTCTCGACAGGCCTTAGGAGGGGCTG ACAGCTCGGACCCAGAACTAGAGGAGGTCTCTGTGGAGGACAGCCCCACCTCTCCGCCTCCCAGCAAGGAAATGCCTGGGACCCGGCGCCGGGGATGGCCGGCCCGCCAGAGGCCAGGTGAGAAGGGGCTTCGGGGCAGGCCTAGCCGGAAGCCGCCAGTTCGCCCTCACTCCCGCTCGGCCTCCACCTCCTCAGGGAGAGGAGAGGTTCCCCAGGAGCCCAGCCCCGCCAACACGCCGGTGCACCCGGCGGAGGAAGTGCCTGCCACGTTGCCGGAGGAGATGGGAGCCG AGCCCGAGAGCCCCGCGGCGCCCCCGCCGGCTGAGGAGGAAGTGGGCGAGCCTCTCCCGGCAGAGGGCCAAGGATCCCAGAGCGACCTGGGGACCAAGA AgccagaggaggaagaggaggcggcggcggcggcggcggcggcggcggacgCTGAGGAGAGCTGCGAGACGTCGGACTTGGGACTGGAACGTGGCTCGGACTTGGGACTGGAACGTGGCTCGGACTTGGGACTGGAACGTGGCTCGGACTTGGGACTGGAACGTGGCTCGGACTTGGGACTGGAACGTGGCTCGCAGCAAGGCCAAGACCACGGAGACTCCGTGTCCAGCAAG gaggaggaggaagaggaggcggTGGACGGGGCCGCCACCGTGGCGCTGGATCCTGCCCCCGGCGGCGGGGTCGGGGCCGAGGCCGGGGACATCGGGAAGGTGCCGCACACGCTGCCGCGCGCCCCGGGCCCGCAGCCTGGCGAGGACATGGAAGCCTACGTGCTGCGCCCAGCTCCTCGCAGCTGGACCGTGCAGTGCAGGATCACGCGAGACAGGCGGGGCATGGACAAGGGCATCTTCCCCTTCTACTACCTCTACCAGGAGGAGCCCGAAGGCAAGAAG CATTTTCTCCTCGCTGGGCGCAAGAGGAAGCGGAGCAAGACTTCCAACTACCTCATTTCCCTGGACCCCACCGACCTGTCTCGAGATGGGGACAACTTTGTGGGCAAAGTCAG GTCTAACGTCCTGGGCACCAAATTCACCATCTTCGACAACGGGGTGAACCCAGAACGGAAAACCTTCATGCTGGAGTCCACCCGGATCCGAGAAGAGCTGGGGGCTGTGTGCTAT GAGACCAACGTTTTGGGATTCCGGGGGCCGCGAAAGATGACCATCATTATCCCCGGCATCGATCCCCAGAACCAAAGGCTCAAAGTTCAGCCCCAAAAC GAGCAGGAAACCCTTCTGAGTCGCCTTCAGCGAGGGGCCAACCAAGGGCTGGTGCTCCTGCAGAACAAGGCGCCATCTTGGAGCGACGAGAGTGGCGCCTACGTCCTCAACTTCCACGGGCGGGTCACCAGGGCCTCCGTCAAAAACTTCCAGATTGTGCACCCCGAAGACC CTGACTACCTGGTGCTGCAGTTCGGCCGCGTGGCCCCGGACACGTTCACCATGGATTTTCGATTCCCCCTTTGCCCCCTTCAGGCCTTCGCCATCTGCCTGTCCAGCTTCGATGGGAAGCTGGCGTGTGAGTGA
- the TULP2 gene encoding tubby-related protein 2 isoform X3: MVQANPDASLRPRRPRRREERGPGESGPVNPYLLENVPEAHLRAGTHSIQGSVNCGGDCGSERTSRQALGGADSSDPELEEVSVEDSPTSPPPSKEMPGTRRRGWPARQRPGEKGLRGRPSRKPPVRPHSRSASTSSGRGEVPQEPSPANTPVHPAEEVPATLPEEMGAEPESPAAPPPAEEEVGEPLPAEGQGSQSDLGTKKPEEEEEAAAAAAAAADAEESCETSDLGLERGSDLGLERGSDLGLERGSDLGLERGSDLGLERGSQQGQDHGDSVSSKEEEEEEAVDGAATVALDPAPGGGVGAEAGDIGKVPHTLPRAPGPQPGEDMEAYVLRPAPRSWTVQCRITRDRRGMDKGIFPFYYLYQEEPEGKKHFLLAGRKRKRSKTSNYLISLDPTDLSRDGDNFVGKVRSNVLGTKFTIFDNGVNPERKTFMLESTRIREELGAVCYETNVLGFRGPRKMTIIIPGIDPQNQRLKVQPQNEQETLLSRLQRGANQGLVLLQNKAPSWSDESGAYVLNFHGRVTRASVKNFQIVHPEDPDYLVLQFGRVAPDTFTMDFRFPLCPLQAFAICLSSFDGKLACE; the protein is encoded by the exons ATGGTCCAGGCCAATCCCGACGCTTCCCTACGGCCTCGGCGGCCCCGACGGCGAGAGGAGCGAGGCCCCGGGGAGAGTG GCCCGGTGAACCCTTATCTCCTGGAGAACGTGCCAGAGGCGCACCTGCGAGCTGGTACCCACAGCATTCAGGGCAGCGTAAACTGTGGCGGAGACTGTGGGAGCGAGCGCACCTCTCGACAGGCCTTAGGAGGGGCTG ACAGCTCGGACCCAGAACTAGAGGAGGTCTCTGTGGAGGACAGCCCCACCTCTCCGCCTCCCAGCAAGGAAATGCCTGGGACCCGGCGCCGGGGATGGCCGGCCCGCCAGAGGCCAGGTGAGAAGGGGCTTCGGGGCAGGCCTAGCCGGAAGCCGCCAGTTCGCCCTCACTCCCGCTCGGCCTCCACCTCCTCAGGGAGAGGAGAGGTTCCCCAGGAGCCCAGCCCCGCCAACACGCCGGTGCACCCGGCGGAGGAAGTGCCTGCCACGTTGCCGGAGGAGATGGGAGCCG AGCCCGAGAGCCCCGCGGCGCCCCCGCCGGCTGAGGAGGAAGTGGGCGAGCCTCTCCCGGCAGAGGGCCAAGGATCCCAGAGCGACCTGGGGACCAAGA AgccagaggaggaagaggaggcggcggcggcggcggcggcggcggcggacgCTGAGGAGAGCTGCGAGACGTCGGACTTGGGACTGGAACGTGGCTCGGACTTGGGACTGGAACGTGGCTCGGACTTGGGACTGGAACGTGGCTCGGACTTGGGACTGGAACGTGGCTCGGACTTGGGACTGGAACGTGGCTCGCAGCAAGGCCAAGACCACGGAGACTCCGTGTCCAGCAAG gaggaggaggaagaggaggcggTGGACGGGGCCGCCACCGTGGCGCTGGATCCTGCCCCCGGCGGCGGGGTCGGGGCCGAGGCCGGGGACATCGGGAAGGTGCCGCACACGCTGCCGCGCGCCCCGGGCCCGCAGCCTGGCGAGGACATGGAAGCCTACGTGCTGCGCCCAGCTCCTCGCAGCTGGACCGTGCAGTGCAGGATCACGCGAGACAGGCGGGGCATGGACAAGGGCATCTTCCCCTTCTACTACCTCTACCAGGAGGAGCCCGAAGGCAAGAAG CATTTTCTCCTCGCTGGGCGCAAGAGGAAGCGGAGCAAGACTTCCAACTACCTCATTTCCCTGGACCCCACCGACCTGTCTCGAGATGGGGACAACTTTGTGGGCAAAGTCAG GTCTAACGTCCTGGGCACCAAATTCACCATCTTCGACAACGGGGTGAACCCAGAACGGAAAACCTTCATGCTGGAGTCCACCCGGATCCGAGAAGAGCTGGGGGCTGTGTGCTAT GAGACCAACGTTTTGGGATTCCGGGGGCCGCGAAAGATGACCATCATTATCCCCGGCATCGATCCCCAGAACCAAAGGCTCAAAGTTCAGCCCCAAAAC GAGCAGGAAACCCTTCTGAGTCGCCTTCAGCGAGGGGCCAACCAAGGGCTGGTGCTCCTGCAGAACAAGGCGCCATCTTGGAGCGACGAGAGTGGCGCCTACGTCCTCAACTTCCACGGGCGGGTCACCAGGGCCTCCGTCAAAAACTTCCAGATTGTGCACCCCGAAGACC CTGACTACCTGGTGCTGCAGTTCGGCCGCGTGGCCCCGGACACGTTCACCATGGATTTTCGATTCCCCCTTTGCCCCCTTCAGGCCTTCGCCATCTGCCTGTCCAGCTTCGATGGGAAGCTGGCGTGTGAGTGA
- the NUCB1 gene encoding LOW QUALITY PROTEIN: nucleobindin-1 (The sequence of the model RefSeq protein was modified relative to this genomic sequence to represent the inferred CDS: inserted 2 bases in 1 codon) — protein MFSPSSPRRCEALSMMPRGLLAALLLLLLPAPAQPAPLDRPEPKKDAVPPSPPETPDTGLYSPSSKSDPGPEPGHFGKAAGSPEDIKVGAGARGRGSLLLCCPQPALPGSLGDPASGSPRLRGLPGLLKQFEHLDPQNQHTFEGTWAAGSASGPQATRDLAQYDAAHHEEFKRYEMLKEHERRRYLDSLGEEQRLAEERRLEEQKQRHRQHPRLNVPGSQAQLKEVWEETDGLDPTEFNPKTFFRLHDTNSDGPLDXQELEAFYSLQLEKVYDPKNEDDDMREMEEERLRMREHVMKTVSPGPECPPAMGEPTAQTPRSSSPHEEGVRRGRPKGLGVPAIPGPAGPVCGPIPHYQAGLGGGPPLPGTPLEEHPDIGRNPRRALRGAGAREAESGARPSETGAQAEPAVEKEAPAPGPASPVPDSQH, from the exons ATGTTCTCTCCGAGTTCTCCCAGGCGGTGTGAGG CCCTCAGCATGATGCCCAGGGGGCTGTTGGCCGccttgctgctgctactactgcccGCGCCAGCCCAGCCAGCTCCTCTGGACCGGCCTGAGCCCAAGAAGGACGCGGTGCCGCCTTCTCCTCCCGAGACTCCG GACACGGGGCTCTACTCCCCCTCCTCAAAAAGTGATCCAGGTCCGGAACCCGGGCATTTCGGGAAAGCTGCAGGCTCGCCCGAGGACATCAAGGTGGGGGCCGGTGCCCGGGGGCGGGGCTCTCTCCTGCTGTGCTGTCCCCAGCCGGCTTTGCCCGGCTCCCTGGGTGACCCTGCCTCTGGTTCTCCCCGCCTCAG GGGGTTGCCAGGCCTTCTCAAGCAGTTTGAACACCTGGACCCTCAGAACCAGCACACGTTTGAAGGGACCTGGGCTGCTGGGTCGGCG TCGGGTCCCCAGGCCACCCGGGACCTGGCGCAGTACGACGCGGCCCACCACGAGGAGTTCAAGCGCTACGAGATGCTGAAGGAGCACGAGCGGCGCCGTTACCTGGACTCCCTGGGGGAAGAGCAGAGGCTGGCGGAGGAGCGGAGGCTGGAGGAGCAGAAGCAGAGACACCGGCAGCATCCTCGCCTCAATGTGCCG ggcAGCCAGGCGCAGCTGAAGGAGGTGTGGGAAGAGACGGACGGGCTGGATCCCACCGAGTTCAATCCTAAGACCTTCTTCAGGCTACATG ACACAAACAGCGACGGGCCCCTGGA ACAGGAGCTGGAGGCCTTTTA CTCCCTGCAGCTGGAGAAGGTGTACGACCCCAAGAACGAGGACGATGACATGAGGGAGATGGAGGAGGAAAGGCTGAGGATGCGGGAGCACGTCATGAAGACGGTGAGTCCAGGGCCCGAGTGCCCCCCCGCCATGGGGGAGCC GACCGCCCAGACCCCGAGGAGTTCCTCCCCCCACGAGGAAGGAGTTCGAAGAGGCCGCCCCAAAGGGCTGGGAG TCCCCGCCATCCCCGGGCCTGCCGGCCCCGTCTGTGGGCCCATCCCCCACTACCAGGCAGGCTTGGGGGGAGGGCCGCCCTTGCCTGGGACTCCCCTCGAGGAGCACCCGGACATAGGGAGGAACCCGCGCCGGGCTTTGAGGGGAGCTGGGGCACGGGAGGCCGAAAGTGGGGCTAGGCCCAGCG AGACAGGAGCCCAGGCAGAGCCAGCTGTGGAGAAAGAGGCGCCAGCCCCGGGCCCAGCTTCCCCTGTTCCCGATTCCCAGCACTAG
- the TULP2 gene encoding tubby-related protein 2 isoform X2 — MSQDSDLWRKDSSLGDELAAVRQQKLEQQRRLFEKKQRRKRQEPLMVQANPDASLRPRRPRRREERGPGESGPVNPYLLENVPEAHLRAGTHSIQGSVNCGGDCGSERTSRQALGGADSSDPELEEVSVEDSPTSPPPSKEMPGTRRRGWPARQRPGEKGLRGRPSRKPPVRPHSRSASTSSGRGEVPQEPSPANTPVHPAEEVPATLPEEMGAEPESPAAPPPAEEEVGEPLPAEGQGSQSDLGTKKPEEEEEAAAAAAAAADAEESCETSDLGLERGSDLGLERGSDLGLERGSDLGLERGSDLGLERGSQQGQDHGDSVSSKEEEEEEAVDGAATVALDPAPGGGVGAEAGDIGKVPHTLPRAPGPQPGEDMEAYVLRPAPRSWTVQCRITRDRRGMDKGIFPFYYLYQEEPEGKKHFLLAGRKRKRSKTSNYLISLDPTDLSRDGDNFVGKVRSNVLGTKFTIFDNGVNPERKTFMLESTRIREELGAVCYETNVLGFRGPRKMTIIIPGIDPQNQRLKVQPQNEQETLLSRLQRGANQGLVLLQNKAPSWSDESGAYVLNFHGRVTRASVKNFQIVHPEDPDYLVLQFGRVAPDTFTMDFRFPLCPLQAFAICLSSFDGKLACE, encoded by the exons ATGTCTCAGGACAGTGACCTGTGGAGGAAGGATTC GAGTCTGGGCGACGAGCTGGCCGCTGTGAGGCAGCAGAAGCTAGAACAGCAG CGGCGCTTGTTTGAGAAGAAGCAGCGGCGCAAGCGCCAGGAGCCACTGATGGTCCAGGCCAATCCCGACGCTTCCCTACGGCCTCGGCGGCCCCGACGGCGAGAGGAGCGAGGCCCCGGGGAGAGTG GCCCGGTGAACCCTTATCTCCTGGAGAACGTGCCAGAGGCGCACCTGCGAGCTGGTACCCACAGCATTCAGGGCAGCGTAAACTGTGGCGGAGACTGTGGGAGCGAGCGCACCTCTCGACAGGCCTTAGGAGGGGCTG ACAGCTCGGACCCAGAACTAGAGGAGGTCTCTGTGGAGGACAGCCCCACCTCTCCGCCTCCCAGCAAGGAAATGCCTGGGACCCGGCGCCGGGGATGGCCGGCCCGCCAGAGGCCAGGTGAGAAGGGGCTTCGGGGCAGGCCTAGCCGGAAGCCGCCAGTTCGCCCTCACTCCCGCTCGGCCTCCACCTCCTCAGGGAGAGGAGAGGTTCCCCAGGAGCCCAGCCCCGCCAACACGCCGGTGCACCCGGCGGAGGAAGTGCCTGCCACGTTGCCGGAGGAGATGGGAGCCG AGCCCGAGAGCCCCGCGGCGCCCCCGCCGGCTGAGGAGGAAGTGGGCGAGCCTCTCCCGGCAGAGGGCCAAGGATCCCAGAGCGACCTGGGGACCAAGA AgccagaggaggaagaggaggcggcggcggcggcggcggcggcggcggacgCTGAGGAGAGCTGCGAGACGTCGGACTTGGGACTGGAACGTGGCTCGGACTTGGGACTGGAACGTGGCTCGGACTTGGGACTGGAACGTGGCTCGGACTTGGGACTGGAACGTGGCTCGGACTTGGGACTGGAACGTGGCTCGCAGCAAGGCCAAGACCACGGAGACTCCGTGTCCAGCAAG gaggaggaggaagaggaggcggTGGACGGGGCCGCCACCGTGGCGCTGGATCCTGCCCCCGGCGGCGGGGTCGGGGCCGAGGCCGGGGACATCGGGAAGGTGCCGCACACGCTGCCGCGCGCCCCGGGCCCGCAGCCTGGCGAGGACATGGAAGCCTACGTGCTGCGCCCAGCTCCTCGCAGCTGGACCGTGCAGTGCAGGATCACGCGAGACAGGCGGGGCATGGACAAGGGCATCTTCCCCTTCTACTACCTCTACCAGGAGGAGCCCGAAGGCAAGAAG CATTTTCTCCTCGCTGGGCGCAAGAGGAAGCGGAGCAAGACTTCCAACTACCTCATTTCCCTGGACCCCACCGACCTGTCTCGAGATGGGGACAACTTTGTGGGCAAAGTCAG GTCTAACGTCCTGGGCACCAAATTCACCATCTTCGACAACGGGGTGAACCCAGAACGGAAAACCTTCATGCTGGAGTCCACCCGGATCCGAGAAGAGCTGGGGGCTGTGTGCTAT GAGACCAACGTTTTGGGATTCCGGGGGCCGCGAAAGATGACCATCATTATCCCCGGCATCGATCCCCAGAACCAAAGGCTCAAAGTTCAGCCCCAAAAC GAGCAGGAAACCCTTCTGAGTCGCCTTCAGCGAGGGGCCAACCAAGGGCTGGTGCTCCTGCAGAACAAGGCGCCATCTTGGAGCGACGAGAGTGGCGCCTACGTCCTCAACTTCCACGGGCGGGTCACCAGGGCCTCCGTCAAAAACTTCCAGATTGTGCACCCCGAAGACC CTGACTACCTGGTGCTGCAGTTCGGCCGCGTGGCCCCGGACACGTTCACCATGGATTTTCGATTCCCCCTTTGCCCCCTTCAGGCCTTCGCCATCTGCCTGTCCAGCTTCGATGGGAAGCTGGCGTGTGAGTGA